The DNA sequence TTTTCTGCTCGATTCGCTGGCCCTTCAATCAAGCTATCATATGCTGGAGACTATTCAGCCGGACTGCGTCGAAATTCTGCCGGGTGTTATTCCTCATATCATTGAAGAAGTCTATCTTAAAACAAAAATACCTATTATTGCCGGAGGGCTGATCCGTACCAGGGAAGAAGTGGAGGCGGCTATTAAAGCCGGGGCAGTAGCAGTAACGACTTCGAACAGAAAAATCTGGACAAATTAATTAAATTTTCTAAAAATATTGACACGGTTATGAATATCTGATTTAATATAAAGTAAGTTAATAATTTATTCATGGAGACAACGGAGACCAATGAATATTTGCTCAGTCCTTGCTGTAACTGGGTCAAATTTTTATTGGTCTCTTTTTTTGTCTCCAAAAATTAAAAAGAGGAGGAAGATGATTATGTCGCCGTTCTGGGGAGAAGTAATTGGCACAATGATTCTCATTATTTTTGGTGGCGGGGTAGTGGCGGGGGTCGTTTTAAAGGATTCAAAGGCAGCAGCGGGCGGCTGGATCGTTATTACGGCTGGGTGGGGTCTTGGAGTAGCGCTTGCGATTTATGCTGTCGGAAACATCAGCGGTGCACACATTAACCCGGCGGTAACAATTGGTCTTGCAACTATCGGAGAATTTCCATGGAGCTCCGTTCCGAGCTATATCGCAGCTCAGGTACTCGGGGCAATGATTGGTGCCTCGCTTGTTTATTTCCAGTATTCTGCTCATTTCAAGAAAACGGAAGATGAAGGAGCTAAGCTTGCCGTCTTTTCCACGAGTCCGGCTATAAAACATACTCCTTCCAACGTCTTCAGTGAGGTTCTCGGCACGTTCGTTCTCGTATTGGGAATTTTGTTTATCGGTGCAAACACCTTTACAGACGGATTGAACCCTCTGATTGTCGGGCTTCTAATTATGGCAATCGGGCTGTCTCTTGGCGGAACGACCGGTTATGCCATCAACCCTGCGCGTGATCTGGGACCTAGAATTGTGCATGCATTAATGCCGTTCAAAGGTAAGGGATCTTCGGAATGGTCGTATTCCTGGGTTCCAATTGTAGGTCCTGTCATCGGCGGCGGTCTCGGCGGTATGTTTTACGCTGCTATGTTTGAAGGCATTCTCCATCCGCTGTTATGGGTGTTCCTAGCTCTGTTTGCTGGAGTTATGGTGTATTCCTTTATGATGGAGAAGAAGCAGGGAGATGAAAAAGATAAAAAATTCGTGTATCCTAGTTTTAAGGGAAAAAAAGCCTAAGGAGGAAATAATTTATGACAAACAACTATATTCTAGCATTGGATCAAGGCACAACAAGTTCCCGAGCTATGCTTTTTAATAAAGCAGGGGAAATTGTCGACGTAGCACAGAAAGAATTTAAACAATATTTTCCTAAACCAGGCTGGGTGGAGCACAATGCAAACGAAATATGGTCTTCGATCTTAGGGGTAATGGCAGAAGTACTGAATAATCAGAATATCCCGGCCAAAGACGTAGCTGCCATTGGTATTACCAATCAGCGTGAGACCACTGTCGTGTGGGATAAAAATACAGGACGTCCTGTTTATCACGCCCTTGTATGGCAGTCCCGCCAGACAGACGGCATCTGTCAGGAGCTCCGCGACAAAGGATACAGCGACTTATTTAGAGATAAAACCGGGCTTTTAATCGATGCCTATTTTTCCGGAACGAAAGTAAAATGGATACTCGATAATGTGGATGGGGCCAGAGAAAAAGCAGAGAACGGTGAACTGCTTTTCGGTACAATTGACACCTGGCTTATATGGAAATTGTCAGGAGGAAAGGCTCACGTTACTGATTATACAAATGCCTCACGCACGCTAATGTACAATATTTACGATCTGCAGTGGGACAAAGAACTGCTGGATATTCTTGGAGTACCGGAATCCATGCTTCCTGAAGTCAGACCCTCTTCTGAAGAATATGCTAAAACAGTTGATTATCACTTTTTCGGTGAAGAAGTACCTATTGCTGGTGCAGCTGGAGACCAGCAGGCTGCCTTATTTGGACAAACGTGCTTTGAAAAAGGGATGGCTAAAAACACCTACGGTACGGGTTGTTTCATGCTTATGAATACTGGAGAAAAACCGGTAAAATCGACACACGGCCTGCTTACGACAATAGCCTGGGGAATCGACGGCAAAGTGGAATATGCCCTTGAGGGAAGTATTTTTGTAGCCGGATCAGCAGTTCAATGGCTTCGTGACGGCCTGAGAATGATTAAAGCAGCTCCGGAAACTGAAGAATACGCAGAACGGGTCACCTCCACAGATGGAGTTTATGTCGTACCGGCATTTGTAGGACTCGGCGCTCCATACTGGGACAGCGATGT is a window from the Alkalicoccus halolimnae genome containing:
- the glpK gene encoding glycerol kinase GlpK, with product MTNNYILALDQGTTSSRAMLFNKAGEIVDVAQKEFKQYFPKPGWVEHNANEIWSSILGVMAEVLNNQNIPAKDVAAIGITNQRETTVVWDKNTGRPVYHALVWQSRQTDGICQELRDKGYSDLFRDKTGLLIDAYFSGTKVKWILDNVDGAREKAENGELLFGTIDTWLIWKLSGGKAHVTDYTNASRTLMYNIYDLQWDKELLDILGVPESMLPEVRPSSEEYAKTVDYHFFGEEVPIAGAAGDQQAALFGQTCFEKGMAKNTYGTGCFMLMNTGEKPVKSTHGLLTTIAWGIDGKVEYALEGSIFVAGSAVQWLRDGLRMIKAAPETEEYAERVTSTDGVYVVPAFVGLGAPYWDSDVRGAIFGLTRGTEKEHFIRATLESLTYQTRDVLDAMEADSEIELKKLRVDGGAVGNKFLMQFQSDILGKEVEIPQVQETTALGAAYLAGIAVGYWKNKEEVIKQWSVDQSFTPKMSEENREDLYAGWKTAVNATMAFKR
- a CDS encoding MIP/aquaporin family protein encodes the protein MSPFWGEVIGTMILIIFGGGVVAGVVLKDSKAAAGGWIVITAGWGLGVALAIYAVGNISGAHINPAVTIGLATIGEFPWSSVPSYIAAQVLGAMIGASLVYFQYSAHFKKTEDEGAKLAVFSTSPAIKHTPSNVFSEVLGTFVLVLGILFIGANTFTDGLNPLIVGLLIMAIGLSLGGTTGYAINPARDLGPRIVHALMPFKGKGSSEWSYSWVPIVGPVIGGGLGGMFYAAMFEGILHPLLWVFLALFAGVMVYSFMMEKKQGDEKDKKFVYPSFKGKKA